The stretch of DNA taaataaatgataaaattttgctaaatatttttaagagagtaaaaccatataaataattagagtttttaacataatttaaatctcataatattcttaattaagtaaaatcattaagataaaatgattttctacaattataatatttttggagcttccaaaatataaaaggcttactttaattatgaaaaaacgTGAGAGCAACATAAGAATAAAATactctgtatttttttagtgctcCCTAGGTCATCGAGTAGTGTGGTTGAACTTTTATTAATCgtgagataatttttttgttcatctGATCAAATTTTGGAAAGTATCTTCTCTTGCcataatttgaatatattttcttattcttgAAAATGTAGAAACAGGGAGGGTGAATTTGCTTCATATGAGCTCACTACATTTTCTGCATGGTTGGAGGTAACATGACATGCATTGATCTCTACAGTCAAATATGGTTAATTTGTAGAGCTGAAACTTCTATGCAGAGCTTTAACACGTGATCATGATTGGTTTTTCACATACAAATGATCAATTCAAAGGAAATGTTTGGAGATATTGCAGTTGGAACAAACTTTTCTTGTTAAAGTagagaaatatgaaaattcataaatgtTTACTTATATTAGGTTTTATGCTCCTATGCATTAGGCTTTTTACTAATCAATCTTAAGTACTCTTTCAATCATGATGATTGTGAACTAAcaactaattcaattatttaagattatGTGTTGTATATAAGGAGCAGCCACActttatttgttgtttgaacacattattttcagaaattttattttttcttccagtTAAGCAAATGTAGCAAACATGCTTTGCACATTAAACCACTGTcagtatgtatataatatatatatatatatatatgtgtgtgtacacGTAGTACGTACTTTCTACGTAGCTATATATGATATTTGTCCACTTTATTCTTGCATGACCACTTTTGAAGACACTTCGATCATTTTCATGTGAAGTAATCATTAACCAAAGTAGTGGACTATTATAAACATTTGAATTATTCAATATTCACACTGTTATGCTATTTGGCACTCCTCTGCAGGTAACCCCAGGCCCTGAGCTCGGCATGAGCAGCTCATATGGTGAAATCCCTGCCCCAAATCTGTTCCTAAGGTTTATATCAGAGTTTTTCTTCtcaatttccttttcaattctTCTTATCTCCATTGAAAATCTGTAAAATGCCTCAACGATCTCAGTGTCTCCCGACCAGGTCGATAAATCTTTCCTCACTCCTATATATTCTTCGTCAGGTGAGTGTGATGAAATTATATCAATCACAGCCATATATTTCGTTGTTTGACTCCAACTTGGCAAAGAGGATAAGAAATATCCCTGCGGATCCGAGACAAAAAGTTTGTACTCAGGATCATTCTCTTTTGGTATGAGTTGTCGCATTAATGGTGGTCGTGTTGGGACGTAACCACCATAAGGGTACTGCCCAAAGTTCAATGCTGCATGCTGAGCTGATGCGAGCCAGATTATTGTGGTGATTATGGAGGTAAGATCATCAGGAGTAGAGAGTTTTGGCCACCAACTAGCATGTCGTAGATCAGCATGGCCCACATTGATCGACTCATTGTACCAAGTTTGAAGCTCCAAATCTGAACAGACTGCATTTGCATCTTTGTAGTAGTAACCCACATAAGTCTGAACCAAGTCTTCAATGGCAGACCATATGAGGAGCCCATCTGTTGCATAAGGATAATCTTCAATGAGTAGTCTTAGGCCATGTGCTTGAGTTTGGTCTGGTACCGCTACTCCTCTACATTGAGAGGAAGAGTTAAATCTAAAGACAATCAACTTTAGAGAGGAAATCAGTAATTCAAAGGATTTAAACAGTTCATATCCCAAACCTTCTAATGAGATCTGCGGGAAGGTTTTCTTTGTCAAAGCGCCACCAGTTCCCGTAGGCAGCACAGCTAATCTGCATGCAATATTTGCCGGCTGTGAAGTTCGTCTCGATGATACCTCCGGCATTGATGAGAGTTTCACGGGCCATTGCGTTTATCTTCATTGTGTATCGCATGTGAGGATCCAAAAGTTTGTATATGGGGTGCATCACACTCAGCTGTCGGTGAGCAGCTATTATTAATggttccatgcatgcatgggtgcgCAACCTGTTTAATCATTGGCAATCAATTAATTTTCCTTGGTTAGGAAAGTGAGTGGATCATTTGATCTCTTGACATCACGGGCAAAGGTCAGGTTTAGATTATTCTTGTATAGACATATAGGGAGCTAGGTGGTTTCTGCATATATACCAGTGATGAACAAGTTGATGAACACCAGAATCGTTGGAGCAGACATGAGCTTTTCCAAGCTGCCAGAGCCAATGTGTGGTAGCATCTACAGGAGGTGTGAGGACCTGATTTGGAGAAGAATTTGGATCCACTGCTGGAAGGCTGAGCTCGATAGCTATCGGCTTTAATGTTCCCATTGGGGTTAAGAAGAAGATTGTGCGAGTTGCATAGGCTTTACGGTCTTCAAGACTGTTTATTTGGTTGAGAAATGGGAGATACATGTCATGATAGTCTAGTATGAACAACTTATTCTCTTCCATTGCCTGAAAAAGTATATTAAAAAGTTGATGATCagatataaaaaagaagaagaagtgttTGTTGTTAACTGTATTGAGAAAATGAACTCATGTATTTCTTTTGTGctacaaataataatttcttgtaCGTATCGTTACCTGTTGTACCGACATCCCATTTAGATGGCCTTCAATATGTTCTTCTCTGAGTGCTGATTCTTGTGCACCGTAGACGGAGGGATCCAATTTGCTTTTAGGTGGAAAATCCTATATATTGTTTTGTACATTCGAGAGAAGAAATTAAATAGTCTCAGTGGGAAAAGCCTATGTCATAACCATtgctgttttttccttttttaaggCGTTATCATTGTGCTGCATGCAGTTGTAATTACCTTGAGAATTTCTATGCTTAAAGGGTTTATCCCTGCGAGAGCTTGACGGCTAAATTCATCATCCCGTAACCAACAAGATGTATCCCCTGAAACCAGATCAAGGTTCtcacatatataaatactacttaatatatatataggaagaaGTGTAATTCCTCGAGGAATTACACTTCAAAAGGAGagcagtacatatatatatatatagtaatgttacgtacagtCATAGAATGTGCAAACACcatacagtcgctttgaaaaagagtgaggtctactattaaaaaattaatttcttttcatgtgggtcccatatttattcactttttttaaaataactgcataacacttgcacactcacaattgcaagtatcatttctcatatatatatatatatatgcatgctagcTCTTCCCCAAATGTAAAGAAATTCATGGAGTAGTAATGCATGCATTCCCATCATTGCCAGTACCCATGAGATTTACTCATTAGAGCTCTGGGATTTTGTCACAGCATGCAATGGAACTATACCCTATATAATTTCTTCCAAGCATATATCAAGAACCTCTTTAAGGTTCCTGTAATCAATTGCAAGAATGCTGATAACTTATTCCTTATATCTTTATCTAAGAGCATATAAGTAAGTACGGACAccactttttgttttgttgtcaTAGTGACAAAAGGAGtactataattaaaattatgcTTACTGGAGATGATCTGTGGAGGGTCAAACTTGAAGAATTCTTCTACAGAATCTTGCACCTTTCTTAAAATCTTTGGAAATGaacgcttgatcttcttctcACGACTTCCATCTCGAGGCTTCATTTCATGGAGAGTCCTCTCTTTGTAGAGGCCGTTAAGATCAGAAAAACCTTTGAAAACATCATCACTCTCTGCGACAGTTAAGGACGGGATTATATTCCGGAGTATTCCCTTCAACTTCCCCAGATTGAAAGCATCTCTTTTGCCCTTCTCCAGCGCTTCATCTCTCGGCACGTATACAGACTGGGAGGCATTCAGTCGCGACTCTTGATTTATATCTGTGCCATTCATGAAACATCCATGAACGAGAACTCTCAGAAATTTTCACAAATCTTACAACAGATCATCGATCTTGTTGTAAAATAAGTCAAAGATTCTACAACCCAATTAGGAAGTGAACATGAATTTCCAGGATTAATTGCATGATCTGTCGTACTTTTTAAGTGATAGACTCACCTGTATCAGTAGGAGGCCGTCCAGTACGACAACGTCTTGGATGAGGGTTCTTTTGACCTCCAAGGGTTGGCCTCACGTATTCGATTCCCTGGTCTGGATCGCCTAAGTCGTTGTATACGTCGTAGTCGTATACTCTGTTAGAAGGTATCCTGAGTCCTTTTCCATCACCCTGAAGTTCCCTCAGTTCTTCATCTCTTAGCTCCTTGAGTCCCGCTGGAGTTTCCCAAGGCAAATACGCCTGCCACATGTAAATCACATCCCCAAAATGAAGAtgaatggtttttctttttctttaaaagtaaaatattcatgAGTTTCCCCATTTTCAGCATAAACAGCACGGAAAATTAAACAACCATTCAAGCAACATACATGATGATCATTGTACAGTAGAATATAGATCTTTGTTGGGCTTTTATGTGCGAGCCTGATTGTGTATGTGACAATCTGGTATGATTATCCAACTCTATAAAGATCGGTCACggtttttttgttggatttttaacGAAGGTTGGGCTCTCACATGTCCCGATGACTTTAGAATTTACCATTTATTGTAGTATTACTTTGTATTTGTACGACCATCATATTtgcttatcatttaaaatataattttctgcCACTCCGTAAACACATGCATATTATCAAACTACATAAATCCTATATCTAGTGTGAttaatttcactttttattatacttttatcaCTTAGCTAGGCTATGTTTAGTCCcgtttaaatttagagatgagttaaaataagttgagatggttttagaggaattgaataaaatattattagaatcttatttttaatattattattatttagaaatttaaaaaaaaattaaattatttattatattttatataaaaatttaaaaaaattataataatgagatgagatgagttagaaggaattttaaattcaaacatgACCTAATTAGTGATAagctcatattattttattattatttattactatttataaattattattattattattattatttaatattatctaaaatCACCTGAAAAGAAAGCACTACCGTCAATATTGTCGTTGACATgaaaagaatttataattaaCGTGCATGGTGATAGTTAATTGGTTACACATATAGAATCTTTGAGGGACCCATCATATCTGCACTAAATTCCAACTGAAGAGGTTATtgtgtttatataaattttaacacgtaaattttattattatttataaatcatttcaacatatcttaattcatcaaactttttaaaatattagccAACTTAGAGTAATTGTTTCCTTTTTTGCGAGGAATAACGATATATAgaagacttttttttaataaatttttatataaatatattttaaaataaatatatttatataaattaatgttatttttataaattattttataaaaatattttttttaaacataattatataaaagattgtaaaaaaaattatatatctatcattttttttacaagagttCTGAATTTGCTTACTTGATATGTCTTGGtacaaattgtattattttattttttttggttttttattttagatattttttaaacatgtttaaatatatttaaaaaataaaaaaaattaatatactaataatcacttctttaattattaaataaataaaatattaagaaaaaactcAAGGGtagtatcattttaattttcacaaaccaagcatttttttttttttttctatcgaAGAGCCAGTAGTTACACACAAAACGATGCTATCTcagatttattaataaagccctcaGGAAGTACGTCTTATTTAATAACaaagcaattaattaattggttaaGATCAACAGCAAGAGCTAGCGCTGAAACAGTGAATCATCATGACCATATATAGTTAATTACCTTATTGGAGAAGAAAATTCTTTTACCGGCATAGACCTTTTCAGGCTGTACCCAAGAGTTGCACACAAGCTCATGAACAACTCCTTCAATGGCGACGCTTTCCAAAAAGAATTCCTTCTGGTATTTGTTGCACACTGTGATGGCTCCTGGCACGCCGAAGTCCGACTCCACCATGAAATCAATTCTGTAAGTACTCGTCTCACCACCTGCGGTTAGTGCTTTCATGGACCAGTCCAATATTGCTTCCTTGCTCATCTTTGGCTTCATCGTTCCTTCATATTATTGGGGAGAGTTGTAAGAAAGTCATCAGGAATttacaaaaaaacataaataaaacatattaagaaGTGATCTTTATAATTACTTGGATCGATTTGAGTACTGCTAACAAGCTGAAGAACAACACCTCCCAGCTGCTTGGGATTTGAAGCATTTAACATTAACCGAGGCATCATTTCCATGAGATTTCCCATCTCATTATTCCTAATAGTGACCAGAGCTGTAACGCTCAATGCCACAAGTTTCTGATCAACATGATCAGTTTTCACCGGCGGCCGACTGTTTACAGTGTACTGAGCCGCCGTGGCAGATGTTCCAGATCTGATCACTCCCAGCTGCTTCCTCAGTTGCAGTATTTTCATACGAGTAGGCCGAAAGATTGTGTGATGAAGGGAATGGCTAAGGGGAAGAGATCTTGTAAAGGGAGTAATAAAAAGCTGGCAGTCTCCCACGATAAATGCACTCATGAGGAGTTTCGTAGTCATGATTGCATTTACCGTATGTGGAATAACAAACAATGCAGataatttatacaagtaataATCTTGCTATGCTTTTATAGAGAAGAGGGGTGGGGTGTGGGGCGGGGCGTTCCAATAATTACCATGTACTGGTGATCCTCACTTGTGAACCATGAAAAACACGTTGAGCTAGAATGGACATGATTTTTAAGaggagaaaattataataaaaaaatcttcacaacctcccaagtcctaacactccacacttcacattatttttaattttttttcttttattaaatatttattatatgaataatgaataaaaaaaattgaaataatttaaatagaataaactcaaaaaaaaaatttaaaatttaaaaaatttaaaaaaatattgagtgtggagtgtggtggaggttgtgtagtaaAACCCAATTATAATCACAAGTACTGCACACAGGTGATGATGTGTTATTACAGTCAAGCCAATCGCAATGCTCCGTTTGTATTCAATGGTCTCAACCAATCTCTTCTCACtccatctcaacatctaaatatcatttaaataaaaatatttttcaatttcaactttctcatctaattattatctaataattacaattttctcagacttccaaataaaacacaaaaaataattcaattttttcaaattctaaaataaaaattatattctaacaatatcagtttaactttataatatttttattcaaattttttctcttattttccaaaattccaTAAACCATCttactcaaactattttaatattattaacaaattatcttaactcaaaccattttactactattatttataaattcttcatctcatttcaacttgcctgtataaccaaacgagcgCATCTTCAATATTGGTCTCTCATTAGTCTAGTACTTTCCTTTCTTTCACTTTGAATTATTGCCTCTTTCTCAGTTACTATGATTCGGCTATGTTTGGTTAGTATAGTGATCTCAGATCATCTCAGACTATAATCTCacaactattcataaattattcgttatttatttactattatttacagataattTAAGAtcacctcaacatccaaacgtagttGAAGTGAAATATTCCGTGAAGTGCTTTATAAGACGTTTGGATGCAAACAACTATGGCCCTACGAAACAACCTCAGACAGTTTGTGTTTAACTTGAAGCCTAGATGAGgtcttaggccttgtttggaaaCACATCTGttatcttatctcaaaatttttcataatttttttaattaaatatcactcaaatacaaatatttttttaatctcaaatccttacattttcatctaatcattacctaatcattacaaattttcaaaaattacaaaaaaaatataaaaaataatgttactttttcaaaatttaaaacaaaaattatattaaaaaattatattctaacaatattttaattttattcaattttttattcaattttttctctattttccaaaacctcaataaaacatcttaactcaaactattttactacaattcacaaaattttcatttcatctcattctttaAGCATCCCCTAAAGTATttcagaattttgtgaatattactaaaatggtttgagtaaagatgttttattgaatttagagAAATGAGATAgatgaaattgaataaaaatattataaaattaaaatattgtttgaatataattttttaatattacttttgttttaaaatttgtgaaaattgtattagtttttgtgttttattttaaactttgtgaaaattatattgatttttgtatttaaatagtgattaagtaataaaagttttaaatcgaaaaGTGCTCTATGTCTGAGTAATATTTGGAAATAAATCCataagaagttttgagaattcttTGCCGGTCCAAACAGCTAATTAACGGTAAACATTAAGTTAGATCTTGCTTCTATAGTTACTGTCGTAAACAAGTTAAATTGGATTCTATTATGTAATTAGATTTGTCAGATTATACTACCATTTTACAATTAGTTTACAACTTCACGTGAAAAGGAGGGAAGACGATGTATAGTCCAGGATAGCTTTTAGGCCTAGATGATTTTATCCGTTTGAATTcagagttgatctcaactcattttatctaattattacaattttttaaaattttcatataaaatataataaacaattcaattgtttcaaattttaaaacaaaaataatattaaaaaataatatttcataataatttattcaaatttcatctcaacGCACTACCAAACCTAACTTAgttgtttggatacaagaagtatctcaacttatctcatttcatttcatctaatcattacaaatttttcaaactctcacataaaatacaataaataatcccatttttttcaaatctcaaaataaaaataatattaaaaaataatattttattcaactttcatctcatcttatctcatttcatttcatctcaactcactattcaaacctctCTAAGAGATTCCTTGATCCTCACCTCCTCCACCTCAATTGTTTAATTAATAGTGAAATGCTACTTATTATCTTCACAACAcatatcaatatgtgatttttttattcttattcttttatataaacATACATATTTACAAATGTTACATGAGTCCTCTCCCAGCAGGGTGAGGTTTTTCTCTCTAGGGAGAGTTAAGTCTCTTAAACGAGCTTGGCTGGTATGAAGAGGTTACAATGGAGGAGGATTCAATTAAA from Juglans regia cultivar Chandler chromosome 4, Walnut 2.0, whole genome shotgun sequence encodes:
- the LOC109011523 gene encoding linoleate 13S-lipoxygenase 3-1, chloroplastic-like, coding for MSAFIVGDCQLFITPFTRSLPLSHSLHHTIFRPTRMKILQLRKQLGVIRSGTSATAAQYTVNSRPPVKTDHVDQKLVALSVTALVTIRNNEMGNLMEMMPRLMLNASNPKQLGGVVLQLVSSTQIDPRTMKPKMSKEAILDWSMKALTAGGETSTYRIDFMVESDFGVPGAITVCNKYQKEFFLESVAIEGVVHELVCNSWVQPEKVYAGKRIFFSNKAYLPWETPAGLKELRDEELRELQGDGKGLRIPSNRVYDYDVYNDLGDPDQGIEYVRPTLGGQKNPHPRRCRTGRPPTDTDINQESRLNASQSVYVPRDEALEKGKRDAFNLGKLKGILRNIIPSLTVAESDDVFKGFSDLNGLYKERTLHEMKPRDGSREKKIKRSFPKILRKVQDSVEEFFKFDPPQIISRDTSCWLRDDEFSRQALAGINPLSIEILKDFPPKSKLDPSVYGAQESALREEHIEGHLNGMSVQQAMEENKLFILDYHDMYLPFLNQINSLEDRKAYATRTIFFLTPMGTLKPIAIELSLPAVDPNSSPNQVLTPPVDATTHWLWQLGKAHVCSNDSGVHQLVHHWLRTHACMEPLIIAAHRQLSVMHPIYKLLDPHMRYTMKINAMARETLINAGGIIETNFTAGKYCMQISCAAYGNWWRFDKENLPADLIRRGVAVPDQTQAHGLRLLIEDYPYATDGLLIWSAIEDLVQTYVGYYYKDANAVCSDLELQTWYNESINVGHADLRHASWWPKLSTPDDLTSIITTIIWLASAQHAALNFGQYPYGGYVPTRPPLMRQLIPKENDPEYKLFVSDPQGYFLSSLPSWSQTTKYMAVIDIISSHSPDEEYIGVRKDLSTWSGDTEIVEAFYRFSMEIRRIEKEIEKKNSDINLRNRFGAGISPYELLMPSSGPGVTCRGVPNSITV